In Pseudomonadota bacterium, one DNA window encodes the following:
- a CDS encoding ECF-type sigma factor, with the protein MSQAEVTNLLKAWRAGDEPARNALMNVLYTDLRAVASRALAGEQAAVSLQPTALVNEAFLRLVDVHSIDWQGRNHFLGLAGRVMRQILVDQARRRNAAKRDWGRRITLTGGAALTQFEDVEILSLDAALSELSEVDEELSRVVELRFFAGLNVDDTALAMDISPATVKRRWRAARAWLIDRLQEAPSG; encoded by the coding sequence GTGTCTCAGGCGGAAGTCACCAACTTGCTGAAAGCCTGGAGGGCCGGCGATGAGCCCGCCCGAAATGCGCTCATGAACGTGCTTTACACGGACCTACGCGCCGTCGCATCGCGGGCTTTGGCCGGAGAGCAGGCCGCGGTTTCGCTCCAACCTACCGCTCTAGTCAACGAAGCTTTCCTCCGCCTGGTCGACGTCCACAGCATCGATTGGCAGGGCCGAAATCATTTTCTCGGTCTGGCGGGTCGCGTGATGCGACAGATTCTGGTCGACCAGGCGCGTCGCCGAAACGCCGCCAAACGCGACTGGGGTCGCCGGATCACCCTGACCGGCGGCGCAGCGCTGACGCAGTTTGAAGACGTTGAGATTCTTAGCCTCGATGCCGCGCTCAGCGAACTCAGTGAGGTGGACGAAGAGCTCTCTCGGGTCGTCGAGCTGCGGTTTTTTGCCGGACTCAATGTCGACGACACGGCGCTGGCCATGGACATCTCACCGGCGACGGTCAAAAGACGCTGGCGCGCCGCGCGCGCGTGGCTGATCGATCGCCTGCAGGAGGCCCCGAGTGGCTGA